In one window of Festucalex cinctus isolate MCC-2025b chromosome 14, RoL_Fcin_1.0, whole genome shotgun sequence DNA:
- the eif3s6ip gene encoding eukaryotic translation initiation factor 3 subunit L, with protein MSYHDDDDYDGYTNDYDLHTGDPKADMAFERQYEQQTYHVIPEVIKNFLQYFHKTISDLIDQKVYELQSNRVSSESIEQKIYEIQDVYENSWNKLTDRFFKTSPWPEAESISSLVGNDAVFLILYKELYYRHIYAKVCGGPTLDQRFESYYNYCNLFNYILNADGPAPLELPNQWLWDIIDEFIYQFQSFSQYRCKTAKKPEDEIEFLRNNPKIWNVHSVLNVLHSLVDKSNINRQLEVYTSGGDPESVAGEYGRHSLYKMLGYFSLVGLLRLHSLLGDYYQAIKVLENIELNKKSMYSRVPECQITTYYYVGFAYLMMRRYQDAIRVFANILLYIQRTRNMFQRSTYKYEMINKQNEQMHGLLAIALTMYPMRIDESIHTQLRDKYGDKMLRMQKGDLQVFEELFSFARPKFLSPVVPNYDNVHANYHKEPFQQQLKVFAEEVQQQAQLSTIRSFLKLYTTMPVAKLAGFLDMTEQDFRIQLLVFKHKMKNLVWTSGISALDGEFQSASEVDFYIDKDMIHIADTKVARRYGDFFIRQIHKFEELNRTLKKTPASSTTGTSGSATSR; from the exons ATGTCGtaccacgacgacgacgat tatgACGGCTACACAAACGACTATGACCTCCACACCG GTGACCCAAAAGCAGACATGGCTTTTGAGCGGCAGTATGAACAGCAAACCTACCACGTTATCCCAGAGGTGATCAAGAATTTCCTTCAATACTTCCACAAAACCATCTCCGACTTGATTGACCAGAAGGTATACGAGTTGCAGTCTAACCGTGTGTCGAGCGAGAGTATTGAACAGAAGATCTACGAGATTCAAGATGTCTATGAAAACAG TTGGAACAAGCTGACTGACCGCTTCTTCAAGACATCTCCTTGGCCAGAGGCCGAGTCCATTTCATCACTTGTTGGCAACG ATGCCGTCTTCCTCATTCTCTATAAGGAACTGTACTACAGACACATCTACGCTAAAGTCTGC GGGGGACCCACTTTAGACCAGCGCTTTGAGTCTTACTACAATTACTGCAACCTCTTCAACTACATTCTGA aCGCTGATGGCCCCGCCCCCTTGGAACTCCCAAACCAATGGCTGTGGGACATAATTGATGAATTTATCTACCAG TTTCAGTCATTTAGTCAGTACCGCTGTAAGACAGCCAAGAAGCCGGAGGACGAGATTGAGTTCTTGCGAAACAACCCAAAGATCTGGAACGTCCACAGCGTCCTAAATGTGCTCCACTCACTTGTGGATAAAAGTAACATAAACCGCCAGTTGGAGGTCTACACCAGCGGAG GGGACCCCGAGAGTGTGGCGGGCGAATATGGGCGCCATTCCCTCTACAAGATGTTGGGTTACTTCAGCTTGGTGGGCCTGCTGAGGCTGCACTCTCTGCTTGGAGACTACTACCAGGCTATCAAAGTGTTGGAGAACATTGAGCTCAAtaagaag AGCATGTACTCGCGTGTGCCCGAGTGTCAGATCACCACCTATTACTACGTGGGATTTGCCTATCTAATGATGAGGCGCTACCAGGACGCCATTCGAGTGTTTGCAAACATCCTGCTCTACATCCAGAGGACCAGAAACATGTTCCAGAGGTCAACGTATAAATATGAGATG ATCAACAAACAGAACGAGCAGATGCACGGCCTGCTGGCCATCGCGCTCACCATGTACCCGATGCGTATCGACGAGAGCATCCACACCCAGCTGAGGGACAAGTATGGGGACAAGATGCTGCGCATGCAGAAAgg AGACCTGCAGGTGTTTGAGGAATTGTTCAGCTTCGCCCGCCCCAAGTTCTTGTCTCCAGTGGTGCCCAACTACGACAACGTCCACGCCAACTACCACAAGGAACCCTTCCAGCAGCAGCTCAAGGTCTTCGCAGAGGAGGTGCAGCAGCAGGCTCAGCTCTCCACCATCCGCAG TTTCTTGAAGCTGTACACCACAATGCCAGTGGCCAAGCTGGCGGGATTCCTGGACATGACCGAACAGGACTTCCGGATTCAGCTGCTGGTCTTTAAGCACAAGATGAAGAACCTGGTGTGGACCAGCGGCATCTCGGCTCTGGATGGAGAATTCCAGTCAGCTTCCGAGGTTGACTTTTACATTGACAAG GACATGATCCACATAGCAGACACTAAAGTGGCTCGCCGCTATGGAGACTTTTTCATCCGACAGATTCACAAGTTTGAGGAG TTGAATCGAACACTGAAGAAGACGCCAGCAAGCAGCACCACCGGCACGTCTGGGAGCGCCACAAGCCGATGA